A region from the Actinoplanes sp. OR16 genome encodes:
- a CDS encoding response regulator transcription factor — MNLLRGALAATLSLEEDFAVVAALGCLAEAPATARAMPLDVAIVNVELLGGEGVRLFGEFTAEQPGCVTLGLAGTEAPASLRRALDVRVHGVVSTRVAPGELVRGVRRLKRGERVIDAGLAVALVAAPPSPLSERELDVLSVAASGVPSAEVAARLHLTAGTVRNYLSVILRKTGARNRLEAVRVAEDAGWIRQRA; from the coding sequence ATGAATCTCTTGCGCGGTGCTCTGGCCGCGACCCTGTCATTGGAGGAGGACTTCGCCGTGGTGGCGGCGCTCGGTTGCCTGGCCGAGGCGCCGGCCACGGCCCGGGCGATGCCGCTGGACGTGGCGATCGTCAACGTGGAGCTGCTGGGCGGGGAGGGAGTGCGGCTGTTCGGTGAGTTCACGGCGGAGCAGCCGGGCTGCGTCACGCTCGGGCTGGCCGGTACCGAGGCGCCGGCATCGCTGCGCCGGGCTCTCGACGTGCGGGTGCACGGCGTCGTCAGCACCCGGGTCGCACCGGGTGAGCTGGTGCGCGGCGTCCGGCGATTGAAGCGGGGCGAACGCGTCATCGACGCCGGGCTGGCGGTGGCGTTGGTCGCGGCGCCGCCGAGTCCGCTGTCGGAGCGGGAGCTGGACGTGCTGAGCGTCGCCGCGTCCGGGGTGCCGTCCGCCGAGGTGGCGGCGCGGCTGCATCTGACGGCCGGGACGGTACGGAACTACCTCTCGGTGATCCTGCGCAAGACCGGCGCCCGCAACCGGCTGGAAGCGGTCCGGGTCGCGGAGGACGCGGGATGGATCCGGCAACGGGCGTGA
- a CDS encoding ABC transporter ATP-binding protein, whose product MLEIDDLKVHFPIKSGLLFDRTLGYVYAVDGVSLTIRRGETYGLVGESGCGKSTLGRGLLRLVEPTDGKIIFDGTDVRALQGEQMRRFRRRIQMVFQDPMSSLDPRQSVESLLVEGLKAHGLHKDSGARLRSTLDAVGLPASALSKYPHEFSGGQRQRIGIARALVLRPELIVADEPVSALDVSIQAQVVNLLDDLQESLGLTYLVIAHDLAVVRHISDVIGVMYLGALVEEADGDQLYRRPLHPYTRALLSAVPIPDPYVEDRRSRILLAGDLPSPAAPPSGCRFRTRCPWSQERCSSERPLLRVFDGSGQRVACHFAAEILDGSLKTHSVEAEIVRPGSPEAAPDVGGGLIQTRPDLPSP is encoded by the coding sequence ATCTTGGAAATCGACGACCTCAAGGTTCACTTTCCGATCAAAAGCGGACTGCTGTTCGACCGGACGCTCGGCTATGTCTATGCCGTCGACGGGGTGTCGCTCACGATCCGGCGCGGGGAGACCTACGGTCTGGTCGGCGAGTCCGGATGCGGCAAGTCGACGCTCGGGCGCGGCCTGCTGCGCCTGGTCGAGCCGACCGACGGCAAGATCATTTTTGATGGTACGGACGTCCGCGCGCTCCAGGGCGAGCAGATGCGGCGATTCCGGCGGCGTATCCAGATGGTGTTCCAAGATCCGATGTCCAGCCTGGATCCGCGGCAGTCGGTGGAGTCCCTGCTCGTCGAGGGTCTCAAGGCGCACGGACTGCACAAGGACTCCGGCGCGCGGCTGCGATCGACCCTGGACGCGGTCGGGCTGCCGGCGTCGGCGCTGTCGAAGTACCCGCACGAGTTCTCCGGCGGTCAGCGGCAGCGGATCGGGATCGCTCGCGCCCTGGTCCTGAGACCGGAACTGATCGTTGCGGACGAGCCGGTGTCGGCGCTCGACGTGTCGATCCAGGCGCAGGTGGTGAACCTCCTCGACGATCTCCAGGAATCGCTGGGATTGACCTATCTCGTGATCGCCCACGACCTGGCCGTCGTCCGGCACATCTCGGACGTCATCGGCGTCATGTATCTCGGCGCGCTCGTCGAGGAGGCGGACGGTGATCAGCTCTACCGGCGGCCGCTGCATCCTTACACTCGCGCGTTGCTCTCGGCGGTGCCCATCCCCGATCCGTACGTGGAGGACCGCCGCTCCCGCATCCTCCTCGCCGGGGATCTGCCGTCCCCTGCCGCGCCGCCGAGTGGGTGCCGGTTCCGTACTCGCTGCCCCTGGTCCCAGGAACGCTGTTCCTCGGAACGGCCGCTGCTGCGGGTGTTCGACGGCTCCGGGCAGCGGGTGGCGTGCCACTTCGCCGCTGAGATCTTGGATGGTTCGCTGAAGACGCACTCGGTGGAGGCGGAGATAGTCCGTCCCGGCTCGCCGGAAGCGGCACCCGACGTCGGCGGCGGCCTGATCCAGACGAGGCCCGACCTTCCGTCGCCGTGA
- a CDS encoding ABC transporter ATP-binding protein: MSLLDVRDLSVVFRRRGAAPVTAVDGVSFTVEPGQTVGLVGESGCGKSVTSLAIMGLLPRRGNEVTGEVLFDGTDLLTLRPQELRDRRGRDIGMIFQDPLSSLNPVIPLGLQVAEVLERHQGRTRQAALREAAQLLDAVGIPDPNRRLKEFPHQLSGGMRQRALIAIALACKPRLLIADEPTTALDVTIQAQILALLKDLVDRSGTALVMITHDLGVVAGLCDTVNVLYAGKVVERAVRHDLFARALHPYTDGLLKSVPRLDVDRGGRLHQIQGSVSDNIPWSEGCAFAPRCERVIDECIGETVPLEPVRRGGALRCANPVPQEVPA; this comes from the coding sequence ATGTCGTTGCTCGACGTTCGTGATCTGTCCGTCGTCTTCCGGCGCCGGGGCGCTGCTCCCGTCACGGCGGTGGACGGCGTCAGCTTCACCGTGGAACCCGGTCAGACAGTCGGCCTGGTCGGTGAATCCGGCTGCGGCAAATCGGTGACCAGCCTGGCGATCATGGGTCTGCTGCCGCGCCGGGGCAACGAGGTCACCGGCGAGGTCCTGTTCGACGGCACCGACCTCCTCACGTTGCGCCCTCAAGAACTCCGGGACCGCCGCGGCCGGGACATCGGCATGATCTTCCAGGACCCGCTCTCCTCGCTGAACCCGGTGATCCCTCTCGGTCTCCAGGTCGCCGAGGTTCTGGAACGCCACCAGGGCCGGACCCGGCAGGCGGCGCTGCGCGAGGCAGCCCAGCTGCTCGACGCGGTCGGCATCCCGGACCCGAACCGGCGGCTCAAGGAGTTCCCGCACCAGCTCTCCGGTGGCATGCGGCAGCGGGCGCTGATCGCGATCGCGCTGGCCTGCAAGCCGCGCCTGCTCATCGCCGACGAGCCGACGACAGCCCTCGACGTGACCATCCAGGCGCAGATCCTCGCGCTGCTCAAGGACCTGGTCGACCGGTCCGGCACCGCCCTCGTCATGATCACTCACGACCTCGGGGTGGTGGCGGGGCTCTGCGACACCGTCAACGTCCTGTACGCCGGGAAGGTGGTCGAGCGCGCTGTCCGGCATGACCTCTTCGCACGGGCGCTTCATCCGTACACCGATGGGTTGCTGAAATCCGTGCCTCGGCTGGATGTCGATCGTGGAGGGCGGTTGCATCAGATCCAAGGATCGGTCAGTGACAATATTCCCTGGTCGGAGGGGTGTGCGTTCGCGCCGCGATGCGAGCGTGTGATCGACGAGTGCATCGGCGAGACGGTGCCGCTGGAACCCGTCCGGCGCGGTGGAGCGCTGCGCTGCGCCAACCCCGTCCCGCAGGAGGTGCCGGCGTGA
- a CDS encoding ABC transporter permease produces the protein MSALADAKRRRIDELAARTSEAGGVSLFRDAGRRLMRNPTAIAGAVIILLFLVIAIFAPLVAPHDPIQRFPELTSKLTVDSVPGASAGHPLGSDPLGRDFASRMIYGARQTLVVGVLATLIGLIFGVLLGAIAGAVGGWADVLIMRITDVMLALPSLLLAITLVALASESTQWTVIIAVAVVNVPIFARLLRGSMLAQRESDHVLAARALGVRRRHIVTRHMLPNSLTAVIVQATLTFAVAILDAAALSFLGLGDPDINRAEWGLMLGVDGVRYFEVRPELAYYPALAIILVALGFTLLGEGMREALDPKNRR, from the coding sequence ATGAGCGCCCTCGCCGACGCCAAGCGCCGCCGCATCGACGAACTGGCCGCGCGGACCTCCGAGGCGGGCGGGGTCAGCCTGTTCCGCGACGCCGGCCGCCGGCTGATGCGCAACCCGACAGCGATCGCCGGCGCGGTCATCATCCTGCTCTTCCTGGTCATCGCGATCTTCGCGCCGCTGGTGGCCCCGCACGATCCGATTCAGCGGTTCCCGGAGCTGACCAGCAAGCTCACCGTCGACTCGGTGCCCGGCGCCAGTGCCGGGCATCCGCTCGGCAGCGATCCGCTGGGCCGCGACTTCGCCTCCCGGATGATCTACGGCGCCCGGCAGACGCTCGTCGTCGGCGTGCTGGCCACCCTGATCGGCCTGATCTTCGGCGTGCTGCTCGGGGCGATCGCCGGGGCGGTGGGCGGCTGGGCCGACGTACTGATCATGCGGATCACCGACGTGATGCTGGCCCTGCCCAGCCTGCTGCTGGCGATCACGCTGGTCGCGCTCGCCAGCGAGTCGACGCAGTGGACGGTGATCATCGCGGTCGCGGTGGTGAACGTCCCGATCTTCGCTCGATTACTGCGCGGGTCGATGCTGGCCCAGCGAGAGAGCGATCATGTGCTGGCCGCGCGGGCGCTGGGCGTCCGGCGGCGGCACATCGTCACCCGGCACATGCTGCCGAACTCGCTCACCGCTGTCATCGTGCAGGCCACCCTGACCTTCGCGGTGGCGATCCTGGACGCCGCCGCGCTGTCGTTCCTGGGCCTCGGCGATCCGGACATCAATCGCGCCGAGTGGGGTCTCATGCTCGGAGTCGATGGCGTCCGCTATTTCGAGGTACGCCCGGAGCTGGCGTATTACCCGGCGCTGGCGATCATCCTGGTCGCCCTCGGCTTCACCCTGCTGGGTGAGGGGATGCGCGAGGCGCTCGACCCGAAGAACCGGCGGTGA
- a CDS encoding ABC transporter permease encodes MVRVVSRRLVQLSVTLIALMTLVFFWLRSLPGGPVDALLGERATPQTREALIRALGYDQPIWVQYGRFLQNVVTGNFGNSIRTGEPVTDVISRSFPATVELALAAIIIAVGLGIPLGYLAARHHGRLLDNATIIVTLIGISIPIFFLGYLLKDWLTQDIHFFPPSGRISTGTDNTDVTGFFVLDGLLTREFDASADALWHLVLPAITLATIPLAIIVRITRASVLDVLDEDYIRTADAKGLRNATIRKRHVLRNGLLPVVTTIGLQTGALLAGAVLTEKVYNWGGLGTLITDSISGSRDYPVLQALILLAAVVFIVVNLVVDLSYAFIDPRVRVR; translated from the coding sequence ATGGTCAGAGTCGTATCGCGCCGCCTGGTCCAGCTCTCTGTCACGCTGATCGCCCTGATGACCCTGGTCTTCTTCTGGCTCCGGAGCCTGCCCGGCGGGCCGGTCGACGCGCTGCTCGGTGAGCGCGCGACCCCGCAGACCCGAGAGGCGCTGATCCGCGCCCTCGGGTACGACCAGCCGATCTGGGTTCAGTACGGCCGGTTCCTGCAGAACGTGGTGACCGGCAATTTCGGCAACTCCATCCGTACCGGGGAACCGGTGACCGACGTGATCAGCCGGTCCTTTCCCGCGACCGTCGAGCTGGCCCTGGCGGCGATCATCATCGCCGTCGGGCTGGGCATCCCCCTGGGATATCTGGCGGCGCGGCATCACGGCCGGCTGCTCGACAACGCCACGATCATCGTGACGCTGATCGGCATCTCGATCCCGATCTTCTTCCTGGGTTACCTGCTCAAGGACTGGCTGACCCAGGACATCCACTTCTTCCCGCCGTCCGGCCGGATCAGCACCGGCACCGACAACACCGACGTCACCGGCTTCTTCGTGCTCGACGGTCTGCTGACCCGCGAGTTCGACGCCTCGGCCGACGCGCTCTGGCATCTCGTGCTGCCGGCGATCACGCTCGCCACGATCCCGCTGGCGATCATCGTGCGGATCACCCGGGCGAGCGTGCTGGACGTCCTCGACGAGGACTACATCCGCACGGCCGACGCCAAGGGCCTGCGCAACGCCACGATCCGCAAGCGGCACGTGCTGCGCAACGGCCTGCTGCCGGTGGTCACCACGATCGGCCTGCAGACCGGCGCGTTGCTGGCCGGTGCGGTGCTGACCGAGAAGGTCTACAACTGGGGTGGCCTCGGGACGCTGATCACCGACTCGATCAGCGGCAGCCGGGACTATCCGGTGCTGCAGGCGCTGATCCTGCTGGCCGCCGTCGTGTTCATCGTGGTCAATCTGGTGGTCGACCTGTCGTACGCGTTCATCGACCCCCGGGTGCGTGTGCGATGA
- a CDS encoding ABC transporter substrate-binding protein encodes MRAPRTAIAAGVIAAMAIGMAGCAESDRDDGDDQSNATGGTFIFAGAGDPKNFDPIFNDDGESFRPIRQMYETLVTHKPGTADLTGGLAESWSNDPSGKVWTFKLRQGVKFHDGTALDATAVCANFDRWYNMKGEAAQSQMIYYADVFGGFAGSPDAVYDNCKAQDASTAVVTMKKYKGAFPGAFALTAFSIASPAAIKQYDADTVTQNGDSFSYSAFANEHPTGTGAFTYGGWNKATGEITLNRNADYWGEKAKVDKVIIKVIKDENTRKQELRAGTVQAIDFPAPADRKALADEGYEVLERPAFNILYLGINQKNNPKLKDLRVRQAIAYALNRAQLVQTKGPGGAVVADQFLPDTVLGYAPDVQKYDYNVDKAKQLLSEAGATGLTLNFYYPTEVSRPYMPNPQEIFTVLANDLQAAGIKVNGVPRPWNGGFKDDVQQFGKQDLHILGWTGDYNDPGNFVGTFFGRPKVEFGDDPLTEMFTAIGAADATVDQAAKRTAFEQVNRDLAAKWLPAVPIWHAPPAIVTTKEVEGLVPSPLTAEEFDTVSITK; translated from the coding sequence ATGCGTGCACCAAGGACGGCCATCGCCGCCGGGGTCATCGCTGCCATGGCGATCGGCATGGCCGGCTGCGCGGAGAGCGACCGGGACGACGGCGACGATCAGAGCAACGCGACCGGTGGCACCTTCATCTTCGCGGGCGCCGGCGATCCGAAGAACTTCGACCCGATCTTCAACGACGACGGGGAGTCGTTCCGGCCGATCCGGCAGATGTACGAAACGCTCGTCACCCACAAGCCCGGCACCGCCGATCTCACCGGCGGACTGGCCGAGAGCTGGTCGAACGACCCGTCCGGCAAGGTGTGGACGTTCAAGCTGCGCCAGGGCGTGAAGTTCCACGACGGCACGGCTCTGGACGCCACCGCGGTCTGCGCGAACTTCGACCGCTGGTACAACATGAAGGGCGAGGCCGCCCAGTCCCAGATGATCTACTACGCGGACGTCTTCGGCGGGTTCGCCGGCAGCCCGGACGCCGTCTACGACAACTGCAAGGCGCAGGACGCGTCCACCGCGGTCGTGACGATGAAGAAGTACAAGGGCGCGTTCCCCGGAGCGTTCGCGCTCACCGCCTTCTCCATCGCCAGCCCGGCCGCGATCAAGCAGTACGACGCGGACACCGTCACGCAGAACGGCGACTCCTTCTCGTACAGCGCGTTCGCCAACGAGCATCCGACCGGCACCGGCGCGTTCACCTACGGCGGCTGGAACAAGGCGACCGGCGAGATCACGCTGAACCGCAACGCCGACTACTGGGGCGAGAAGGCCAAGGTCGACAAGGTGATCATCAAGGTCATCAAGGACGAGAACACCAGAAAACAAGAGCTTCGCGCCGGTACGGTCCAAGCGATCGACTTCCCGGCGCCCGCCGACCGCAAGGCCCTCGCCGACGAGGGATACGAGGTGCTCGAGCGCCCCGCCTTCAACATCCTCTACCTCGGCATCAACCAGAAGAACAACCCCAAGCTCAAGGACCTCCGCGTACGGCAGGCGATCGCGTACGCGCTGAACCGGGCTCAGCTGGTGCAGACCAAGGGGCCGGGCGGCGCGGTGGTGGCCGATCAGTTCCTGCCGGACACCGTGCTCGGCTACGCGCCGGACGTGCAGAAGTACGACTACAACGTGGACAAGGCGAAGCAGCTGCTCTCCGAGGCGGGGGCGACCGGGCTGACGCTGAACTTCTACTACCCCACCGAGGTGTCCCGGCCGTACATGCCGAACCCGCAGGAGATCTTCACGGTGCTGGCGAACGACCTGCAGGCGGCCGGCATCAAGGTCAACGGTGTCCCCCGGCCGTGGAACGGCGGCTTCAAGGACGACGTGCAGCAGTTCGGCAAGCAGGACCTGCACATCCTCGGCTGGACCGGCGACTACAACGACCCGGGCAACTTCGTCGGCACGTTCTTCGGCCGTCCGAAGGTCGAGTTCGGCGACGACCCGCTGACCGAGATGTTCACCGCCATCGGCGCCGCCGACGCGACCGTCGACCAGGCCGCCAAGCGGACCGCCTTCGAGCAGGTCAACCGCGACCTCGCCGCGAAGTGGCTGCCCGCCGTGCCGATCTGGCACGCCCCGCCCGCCATCGTCACCACGAAGGAGGTCGAAGGCCTGGTGCCGAGCCCGCTCACCGCCGAGGAGTTCGACACCGTCTCGATCACCAAGTAA
- a CDS encoding alginate lyase family protein, with amino-acid sequence MSLRLKAVAVGAAVALAAASWTWFTPEESPAATVTGTFKHPGVLLSKAQLDFVKAKVKAGAEPWKSANTAMMASTSASLSYTPKARATVECGSSSNPDYGCTAERKDAFAAYTHALAWYYTGDSRYAVKSIQIMDAWSGTIKQHTNSNAPLQASWAASVWPRAAEIIKYTYSSWPGAGRFGTMLRTVYLPQALADRASYNGNWQLTQLEAAVGIGVFLDDRAIYDQAVATFRKRVPAYIYLASDGALPKAPPGTSIDTSAEIVKYWNNQTTFVDGLSQETCRDFTHTGYGIAAISHIAETSRIQGADLYPEVQDRLRHAMGFHAEYATGALPGWLCGGTLANRKLGPVTEVGFNALNNRLGIAMTDTATLTVAQRPAGTNNLMSAWETLTHAGNPA; translated from the coding sequence ATGTCACTCCGCCTCAAAGCCGTGGCCGTCGGCGCCGCGGTCGCGCTCGCCGCCGCCTCGTGGACCTGGTTCACCCCCGAAGAGTCCCCGGCCGCGACCGTCACCGGCACCTTCAAGCATCCCGGGGTGCTGCTCAGCAAGGCTCAGCTCGACTTCGTCAAGGCGAAGGTGAAGGCCGGCGCCGAACCGTGGAAGTCGGCGAACACCGCGATGATGGCCAGCACGTCGGCGTCACTGTCCTACACGCCGAAGGCTCGCGCGACCGTCGAGTGCGGTTCCAGTTCGAACCCCGACTACGGCTGCACCGCCGAGCGCAAGGACGCCTTCGCGGCGTACACCCATGCTCTGGCCTGGTATTACACCGGTGACTCCCGCTATGCGGTCAAGTCGATCCAGATCATGGACGCCTGGTCCGGCACGATCAAGCAGCACACCAACAGTAACGCGCCGCTGCAGGCCTCCTGGGCCGCGTCGGTCTGGCCGCGCGCTGCCGAGATCATCAAGTACACCTACTCCAGCTGGCCGGGCGCCGGCCGCTTCGGCACCATGCTGCGGACCGTCTACCTGCCGCAGGCTCTGGCCGACCGCGCCTCCTACAACGGCAACTGGCAGCTGACCCAACTGGAGGCAGCCGTCGGCATCGGCGTCTTCCTCGACGACCGGGCGATCTACGATCAGGCGGTCGCGACCTTCCGCAAGCGCGTCCCGGCGTACATCTATCTCGCCTCCGACGGCGCCCTGCCCAAGGCACCGCCCGGAACGTCGATCGACACCTCCGCCGAGATCGTCAAGTACTGGAACAACCAGACGACATTCGTCGACGGCTTGTCCCAGGAGACCTGCCGGGACTTCACGCACACCGGCTACGGCATCGCCGCGATCTCACACATCGCCGAGACCAGCCGCATCCAGGGCGCCGACCTCTACCCCGAGGTCCAGGACCGGCTCCGGCACGCCATGGGGTTCCACGCCGAGTACGCCACCGGCGCCCTGCCCGGCTGGCTCTGCGGCGGCACGCTCGCGAACCGCAAGCTCGGCCCGGTCACCGAGGTCGGCTTCAACGCCCTCAACAACCGCCTCGGCATCGCCATGACCGACACGGCGACGCTGACCGTCGCGCAACGCCCGGCCGGCACCAACAACCTGATGTCCGCCTGGGAGACCCTGACCCATGCCGGCAACCCGGCCTGA
- a CDS encoding sugar phosphate isomerase/epimerase, translating into MRFPDFAVSTLGCPGLPLGRVAALLRAHGVAGVELRCAPDEPVHTGLSPAARRAARAALDGLRVVTLASYVNLTSGGAGLAEHLDLARDLGAATLRLMPGGTGRSEEHLGPAAETLAKAVVLARGSGVRLVVETHDAFLNGADLRRLFERAGVGTEAGVVWDALHPWRAGETPAATAAALGPWLAEVQVKDVAGSHDLTPVVPGRGSVPNAEIVELARRQGFTGPVVLELEARWYPDAPSLDAAIEGARGLAG; encoded by the coding sequence ATGCGCTTTCCTGACTTCGCCGTCTCGACGCTCGGCTGCCCGGGCCTACCGCTCGGCCGTGTGGCCGCGCTCCTGCGAGCTCACGGTGTGGCCGGGGTGGAGCTGCGCTGCGCACCCGACGAACCGGTGCACACCGGTCTCTCCCCAGCTGCCCGCCGAGCCGCCCGCGCCGCGCTCGACGGCCTGCGCGTCGTCACCCTGGCGAGCTACGTGAACCTCACCTCCGGCGGCGCCGGCCTCGCCGAACACCTCGACCTCGCCCGTGACCTGGGTGCGGCCACTCTGCGACTCATGCCCGGAGGCACAGGCCGGTCCGAAGAACACCTGGGACCCGCCGCCGAGACTCTGGCGAAAGCCGTCGTGCTCGCGCGGGGGAGTGGCGTGCGCCTTGTGGTGGAGACCCATGATGCGTTTCTGAACGGTGCCGACCTGCGACGACTCTTCGAAAGGGCGGGCGTGGGGACCGAGGCCGGAGTGGTGTGGGATGCGCTTCACCCGTGGCGGGCGGGAGAGACGCCGGCCGCGACGGCCGCCGCGCTCGGACCGTGGCTCGCTGAAGTGCAGGTCAAAGACGTGGCCGGCTCTCACGACCTGACGCCGGTGGTGCCGGGTCGCGGCTCGGTCCCGAACGCGGAGATCGTGGAACTGGCACGGCGACAGGGATTCACCGGGCCGGTGGTGCTGGAACTGGAGGCCAGGTGGTACCCGGACGCGCCGTCGCTCGACGCGGCGATCGAGGGCGCCCGCGGGCTGGCCGGCTGA
- a CDS encoding beta-galactosidase family protein, with the protein MFTAEGEHFRRQGREHRVLSGGLHYFRVHPAQWEHRLRMLLAMGLNTVETYVPWNRHEPREGSFAFEGELGGFLDLAAGLGLDAIVRPGPYICAEWDNGGLPSWLTARVGRRIRTSDPEYLAAVDAWFDRLIPVIRDRQITRGGTVIMVQVENEYGSYGSDRAYLRHLADGLTARGIEVPLFTSDGPDDFMTTAGTLPGVLTTVNFGSDPERSLAAASSPRMCMEFWDGWFDHWGDEHVTRDPADAADVLDRLLREGASVNLYMAHGGTNFGTTAGANLGGAHHDGAFQPTVTSYDYDAPISERGAPTEKFWRFREILIGHGATPGDLPPLPATLPPVTLTALSHSLLYDVKLPSSWHPVPPAFEDLGVDHGLVRYRFDIPGPRAAYPLTVDGLHDRAHVVVDGELRGILERDGVTSIDVTGPATVDLLVESMGRVNYGPRVGERKGIVGGVRHERQFVHGFTAYPLDLETCPRPEWAGDGAPPGSEPAFFRFALTVAEPADAFVALPDWGKGYVWVNGFGLGRFWDRGPQQTLYLPWPLLHAGVNEIVVLELDGRRTGEIEIRAEAALG; encoded by the coding sequence GTGTTCACCGCCGAGGGAGAGCACTTCCGTCGCCAGGGCCGGGAGCACCGCGTGCTGTCCGGCGGCCTGCATTATTTCCGGGTCCATCCGGCCCAGTGGGAGCACCGGCTGCGGATGCTGCTCGCCATGGGCCTGAACACGGTGGAGACCTATGTGCCGTGGAACCGGCACGAACCGCGGGAGGGATCGTTCGCCTTCGAGGGCGAACTCGGCGGCTTCCTCGACCTGGCCGCCGGGCTCGGGCTCGACGCCATCGTGCGGCCCGGCCCCTACATCTGCGCGGAATGGGACAACGGCGGCCTGCCGTCCTGGCTCACCGCCCGCGTCGGCCGGCGGATCCGGACCTCCGATCCCGAGTACCTCGCTGCCGTCGACGCCTGGTTCGACCGGCTCATCCCGGTGATCAGGGATCGGCAGATCACCCGCGGCGGCACCGTGATCATGGTGCAGGTCGAGAACGAATACGGTTCCTACGGCAGCGACCGCGCCTATCTGCGGCACCTCGCCGACGGCCTGACCGCCCGCGGCATCGAGGTCCCGCTCTTCACCTCGGACGGCCCCGACGACTTCATGACGACCGCCGGAACACTGCCCGGCGTGCTCACCACGGTCAACTTCGGCTCCGATCCGGAACGGTCACTGGCCGCCGCCTCTTCGCCACGCATGTGCATGGAGTTCTGGGACGGCTGGTTCGACCACTGGGGCGATGAGCACGTCACCCGCGACCCCGCGGACGCCGCCGACGTCCTCGATCGCCTCCTGCGCGAGGGCGCGAGCGTCAATCTCTACATGGCGCACGGCGGAACCAACTTCGGCACCACCGCGGGCGCGAACCTCGGCGGCGCCCACCACGACGGCGCCTTCCAGCCCACCGTGACCTCCTATGACTACGACGCCCCCATCTCCGAACGCGGCGCGCCCACCGAGAAGTTCTGGCGCTTCCGGGAGATCCTCATCGGGCACGGCGCGACCCCGGGCGATCTTCCGCCGCTCCCGGCCACACTGCCGCCGGTCACCCTCACCGCGCTTTCCCACAGCCTTCTGTACGACGTGAAGCTCCCCTCGTCGTGGCATCCGGTACCGCCCGCGTTCGAGGACCTCGGGGTGGATCACGGGCTGGTCCGCTACCGTTTCGACATCCCCGGCCCGCGGGCCGCCTACCCGCTCACCGTGGACGGCCTGCACGACCGGGCACACGTCGTCGTCGACGGCGAGCTCCGGGGCATCCTCGAACGCGACGGCGTGACCAGCATCGACGTCACCGGCCCGGCCACCGTCGACCTGCTGGTGGAGTCGATGGGACGGGTCAACTACGGACCCCGCGTCGGTGAGCGCAAGGGCATCGTGGGTGGAGTACGCCACGAACGTCAATTCGTGCACGGCTTCACCGCGTACCCCCTCGATCTGGAGACCTGCCCGCGCCCGGAGTGGGCGGGCGACGGCGCGCCACCCGGCAGCGAGCCGGCCTTCTTCCGGTTCGCGCTCACGGTGGCCGAGCCGGCCGACGCGTTCGTGGCGCTGCCCGACTGGGGCAAGGGATACGTCTGGGTGAACGGTTTCGGACTCGGACGATTCTGGGACCGGGGGCCGCAGCAGACCCTCTACCTGCCGTGGCCGCTCCTGCACGCGGGCGTCAACGAGATCGTCGTCCTGGAACTCGACGGCCGCCGCACCGGGGAGATCGAGATCCGTGCCGAGGCCGCCCTCGGCTGA